Part of the Vigna unguiculata cultivar IT97K-499-35 chromosome 3, ASM411807v1, whole genome shotgun sequence genome, TGGAATATTCGGTtcagaatataaaaatattgtccGGATTGAGTATTTGTATTTCAGAAATAatttccaaattaaaaaataaattttcggaATGTCttttttgaaatgtttaaaCAATAGTCTTTTCGAAGTGATGAATCCAAAACATatgccttttttttcttttcttgtttggGTTGAATCTCTGGATCATCCCATCACCGTAACATGTTTATCTTCCTTGCTTTTGTGTTTTCAagttatttctttgtttcttctaGTTCCTTCTCCAGGGACTTTTGATGCATTGAAGATATACTGAGAAGCATTCACTCTTTTAGAATTGAATTTTAGTGGTCTTGTTATctccaaaatataaaactaaataatcataaaaagttaaagaagTGTCATCAAACTAAACACAAggatttatatatgttaaagaGTCTCGTTACATACCTATTtcttttattgcattttttttggATGTATTGCCTTTGACATAGAAAGAGTTTTGTTTGGGTGTGATTCGTCTTTATTCCATCTTTATAATCTTCTTAGTTGTTTCATATCCTTCTTCTCAAATTCACTACTAAATAGTGATTTCAACCTCTTCATCTTAACCCCATTATCAACATGTCTAATTAAACCAACAGGTAGATGAATTAACCATTCTCCATCTTCTTTGAAACAAGGATCATAAAGATACCCTCTCAAGACAATAAACTAATAAGATATCTATACCACTATTTAGAAGATTATTCTAGCCCGTACAACAACAACCATCAAATTAACAATAAAGCCCCCTGCAGCTTTTGTCACATTCAAAGCCAAAATTATCCCCTGCAGCTTTTTCTCCAAATCAGGGAGAGTTCACACACATGAATAAAATCACAATTTAGGCTACTGTCTCCATCGTAAATTTTGCACTCAAGTCATGTCTCGCGTATATGATATCTTTggaatattgaagattttaatCATGTAGAAGTAAGTGCCAACTTTAGAACAGTCAGATTATTCAAAAGAAGAATTAGAGTAAACTATAATACCATATAGTAAAGACCATAATTAACACAATACAACATCCAAACATTCCGATTATTCTGCATAACTCAAAAGACACGCCACTGCTATCACAAGCAGATATGAATATTAACTCATCAGAAAGACCTTAACAAGTAATCATCACCAAAAGCTTGACAAGCAGATTTCAGACTTTTTTGCAGACTTCTCCATCACAAACCCATCCATCTTTGGACTTGTCTTCTTCCTTAACGTCAGGGTCATCTTTGCTTCCTTTGTCCTCCTCCTTCAACACACATTTTGGATGCAGATCAAAGTCACACTTTTCACAGTAATACGACCATGCGTGGCCCTGTTCATTGCATCCATCACAGTAATACACCCTGCGGCGTGTCAACACAAGCTCATGCTCATGTGTTTCATGTGTCAACTTCTCAGGCCACCCCTTTGCAATCTCATCTTCTTCTGCCTCTAATTCCTTTATTTTCTCATCAGTGAAAGGGTATGCACGAGCACCATATTGCAAAACCATATCTCGAGCCTTAGTTGTCAAAGTTCGGCCATTTGATCCAATAGCCACAAGCATGGGGATGCCAGATACCCTGAACTTGCGACTCAAGAATCTCTTCCTAGAGTCGCCAAAGGGAAGTGCTAACCATGGCATTCCTCCAAAGAATTCATCAAAGGAGGCTTGATCTTTGTCGCTGGAGATGAAAACAACTTCTAAAGCATTGCCCTTTGCCTTAATCTCATGATATGCATCAACAAGTTTTGGAAGGAATGCGCGGCATGGAGGACACCAGTGTGCTGAGAAGTAAAGCAGAACGGTCTTCCCATTTAATTCGGACACAGGAACCTGAAATGGGAATCGAAAATATTAACTTGTTAATAccaaaacaaagagaatgagaggAAGATAAAATGAAGGGAAAGAGGGAATGAactaaacataatttttgtcataaaaGGTTTTACCTGCGCCCCATCTTTGCCAATGACAAAATCAAGATCCTCAGACACCAAAATTGACTCAAGGGTTTGAGCTGCCTCCCTGGCCTTCAAAATTTCATCAAGCTCAGCAAACTTTTCAGGAGTGAAAGGGTATGCCTCAACCCCATGATCCTCAATAGCCTCAGCAACATTAGCATTAAGAGTTTTCCCATCAGGCCCAATGATAACCAAAGTGGGGAGGGTTGAAAGCTCAAAGTACTGAGCCAGCTTCCCGCAGAATTTGTCCTTGAAAGGCAAGGATAACCAAGGCACACTTCCCAATATTTCCTTAAAtgcttcttcatcttcatctaagGGTATCAATACAACCTCAAAGTTCTCCCCCCTGGCTTTCAGCTCCTCATAAGCCTTCACAAGCTTTGGAGTAAAGTCACTGCTTGGTGCGAATGAGCTATGAGAGAAATACAGCCCAACTGTCTTGCCCTCAAGCTCAGAGACAGGTACCTATGTGCGTGCACATGAAAGGAAAAGTCAAATTCGGAAATGAACAATGTGTTTTTGAGGTAAACAAACTATCAAGCATTAACTAACGGAAACTGCTATCTCATACAAACAGAGTGAAGTTGCTAGCTTACATTGTTTCCATTGGATGATATAACAAAGTCACGAGATGGAGAGATCAAGAGTGATCTCACGGACTGGTTCCTCCTTGCTTCCTCTTCCCGATCTCTCAATTCTTGGATCCTTGCTGATGTAAAGGGGTATGCTTCAACACCATATTCACGTACAATATCAACTCCATCTTCAGTCACAACTTTGCCAGTTTCATCAAGTAACACGAGATTGGGAATCCCCCTCACTTGAAACAATTCATCAAGGCGGCTGCGTGTCTCTGAATCAGAAAATGGAATTGCAAGCCATGGCATCTTGGAAAAGTACCCTTTAAAAGCCTCGTCATCTTCATCAGCCGAGGCAAAAACGACCTCAAAGTCACCTTTTGACACAACCTCATTGTATGCCTCCACCAAAGTTGGCGTGAATTTTCGACAGGGACCACACCAGGATGCCGAAAAATATATACCAATTTTCTTTCCCTTCAAGCTCTCAATTTTCACCTGTGAATTCCAAAATAGAGCATATGAAACCACAATTTTCAGTCTATACGAAATAAACatgatttttcttcattcaaTAAAGCTATCACTTCAAAATGATATGAGCTGCAATGTCCAAACCAGAGGTAAACCCAGTCACACTTGGTTCATTAAAATGACAGCAATTTCTAACAAAATGGAAATACCATTCCTTTCATCAGAATGGAATGAGCAATTACCGTTCAAACCAAATCGGtcctcattttttaaaatcGAATTAACCCATCTTTCAGCCTCCACACCCTCCCAACAGAGACAGAATTCAATTTAACACAAATCGAATTTTCGTTTGATTCAGCAGCATATCTGACGCCAACTCTTAATTCCATTTCACATCAACAGAAATAACATATGCACAGTCAAGTCAACATCATATGTGTGTGTGTTAAAAAAAACCGTTACCCACGCCACTGGCCAATATCTCATGAAACCCATGAATAATCCCTTAACCTTCCATCACGTATGATCGAAAAAACAATACTGAAACTTCAGACAAAATGGGTTCCCCAAAACAAACCACGATAAAAGCAGAaacaattaaagttaaaaacaaagtaaagtgAGGGACCATTATGTCTGTCTGATGCTTTCCAAAACAATCAGAAAAGGGAAAACTTTTAAGAAGAGTTTGGAAGATGTTACCTGATCGCCGTTGTTCCTCAGAAGATAGTCCCTTTCGGGTGAAGAGAGGAGAGACACAACATCGTGGGTGACATCCGCAGATACTGCCATCTTAGTCAGCGGTGGGTTGTAACTTAGGACAAGCACAGTTACAGAATGAGAACAGAGACAACAGAATAAGCGTTGATGCCTATATTTATAGAGGGCACAGAGAACTTCACAAAGAGATGGAAAAATTGCCAGctttcttcatattttctttGAGAACAAGAAATTAAGTTTGTTTTATAGTAGTCTTAAAATAAAGCTAAATTTTTGGTTTCTTATCCGCTTAAAAACCGTGTTTTTAACTCGTGTTGCTCCACGTAAGAAAATAGAAgtagtttcttatttttaagaaagtgtttaatttataatagtattattattgttttcttttaatttacatAAGCACTGTTATTTCTTCTATCTAGAAAAttgtattcttatttattattaattttatttttcatttcttattttttattttagttgtaagtt contains:
- the LOC114177887 gene encoding probable nucleoredoxin 1; this encodes MAVSADVTHDVVSLLSSPERDYLLRNNGDQVKIESLKGKKIGIYFSASWCGPCRKFTPTLVEAYNEVVSKGDFEVVFASADEDDEAFKGYFSKMPWLAIPFSDSETRSRLDELFQVRGIPNLVLLDETGKVVTEDGVDIVREYGVEAYPFTSARIQELRDREEEARRNQSVRSLLISPSRDFVISSNGNNVPVSELEGKTVGLYFSHSSFAPSSDFTPKLVKAYEELKARGENFEVVLIPLDEDEEAFKEILGSVPWLSLPFKDKFCGKLAQYFELSTLPTLVIIGPDGKTLNANVAEAIEDHGVEAYPFTPEKFAELDEILKAREAAQTLESILVSEDLDFVIGKDGAQVPVSELNGKTVLLYFSAHWCPPCRAFLPKLVDAYHEIKAKGNALEVVFISSDKDQASFDEFFGGMPWLALPFGDSRKRFLSRKFRVSGIPMLVAIGSNGRTLTTKARDMVLQYGARAYPFTDEKIKELEAEEDEIAKGWPEKLTHETHEHELVLTRRRVYYCDGCNEQGHAWSYYCEKCDFDLHPKCVLKEEDKGSKDDPDVKEEDKSKDGWVCDGEVCKKV